In one Brassica oleracea var. oleracea cultivar TO1000 chromosome C9, BOL, whole genome shotgun sequence genomic region, the following are encoded:
- the LOC106318489 gene encoding mitochondrial uncoupling protein 2, protein MADLNPRIEISFLETFICSAFAACFAELCTVPLDTAKVRLQLQRKIPTGDGDNLPKYRGSLGTLSTIAREEGISGLWKGVIAGLHRQCIYGGLRIGLYEPVKTFLVGSDFIGDIPLYQKILAALLTGAIAIIVANPTDLVKVRLQSEGKLPAGVPKRYAGAVDAYFTIVKMEGVSALWTGLGPNIARNAIVNAAELASYDQIKETIMKIPGFGDSVLTHLLAGLAAGFFAVCIGSPVDVVKSRMMGDSTYRNTIDCFIKTMKTEGIMAFYKGFLPNFTRLGTWNVVMFLTLEQVKKVFLREVLLD, encoded by the exons ATGGCGGATCTCAACCCCAGGATCGAGATTTCGTTTCTCGAAACCTTCATTTGCAGCGCTTTCGCAGCTTGTTTCGCAGAG TTATGTACCGTGCCGTTGGACACAGCTAAAGTTAGGCTTCAGCTCCAAAGAAAGATCCCCACCGGAGACGGTGATAATCTGCCCAAGTACAGAGGCTCCTTGGGTACTCTCTCTACCATAGCAAGAGAAGAAGGTATCTCTGGGCTTTGGAAAGGCGTTATTGCAGGACTGCATCGTCAGTGTATCTATGGTGGCTTAAGAATTGGTTTATATGAGCCT GTCAAGACATTTTTGGTTGGAAGTGACTTTATTGGGGATATTCCATTATATCAGAAGATCCTTGCAGCTTTGTTAACCG GAGCTATAGCAATCATAGTAGCTAATCCAACCGATCTTGTAAAAGTTCGGCTTCAGTCAGAAGGAAAACTACCAGCTGGGGTTCCTAAGCGTTATGCCGGAGCTGTAGACGCTTATTTCACCATAGTGAAGATG GAAGGAGTTAGTGCGCTGTGGACAGGGCTTGGTCCTAATATAGCAAGGAACGCTATTGTAAACGCTGCAGAGCTAGCTAGTTATGATCAAATCAAGGAG ACAATTATGAAAATTCCAGGATTTGGAGACAGTGTTCTAACTCATCTGCTAGCTGGTTTAGCTGCTGGATTCTTTGCTGTTTGTATCGGTTCTCCAGTTGATGTG GTGAAATCTAGAATGATGGGAGACTCTACTTACCGTAACACAATCGATTGCTTCATCAAAACCATGAAGACTGAG GGGATTATGGCCTTCTACAAAGGATTCCTCCCGAATTTTACGCGGCTAGGAACTTGGAACGTTGTTATGTTCCTCACACTTGAACAA GTGAAGAAAGTGTTTCTAAGAGAAGTATTGTTAGATTGA